The Cyprinus carpio isolate SPL01 chromosome A9, ASM1834038v1, whole genome shotgun sequence genome window below encodes:
- the LOC109071969 gene encoding ankyrin repeat and SOCS box protein 18-like, whose protein sequence is MLRTMRFENLCSTVQLNGWQALLDDNCELGQDHWERAHLRSLWLYRAVVKGDTRGLRNLLKRNYIDVDVFYNVSCEELEWRAHTDTTFGPSGLWSLEYKRELTSPLCIAAAQGFAECLQYLLEHGSHPNLIAGGKAALHEACVNANTECVELLLEHGANPNQMTDEGLTALHICRTPQSLRCAKALLRYGAKVNLSSEEEDESPLHVAARYGLPHHAQLYLQFGACVNHSSSSGETPLGAVCGVPQEKTVDSQDEGYLEICRLLLAYGANINLADKQRRSPLHKAARNVQLKFVELLLDHGADINAIDYNGCSPLSSVLQSSVVRQEWEPHRVVQTLLNRGSIKVWPQALLKVITDNTEIIVLDLFYTLPIYNLRNIQLLIS, encoded by the exons ATGCTGAGAACTATGCGCTTTGAGAACCTCTGTTCCACCGTGCAGCTGAATGGATGGCAGGCTCTGCTGGATGATAATTGTGAGTTAGGACAGGATCATTGGGAAAGAGCTCATTTACGCTCCTTATGGCTCTATAGAGCTGTAGTGAAGGGAGACACAAGAGGGCTTCGTAACCTTCTTAAAAGGAACTATATTGATGTTGATGTGTTTTACAATGTGAGCTGTGAGGAACTTGAGTGGCGAGCTCACACAGACACCACCTTTGGACCCTCAG GTCTTTGGTCTTTGGAGTATAAAAGAGAACTGACAAGCCCACTGTGTATTGCTGCTGCACAAGGTTTCGCTGAATGTCTGCAATATTTACTGGAACACGGTTCACACCCCAACCTTATTGCAGGAGGAAAAGCGGCACTTCATGAGGCCTGTGTAAACGCCAACACTGAATGTGTAGAGCTGCTGCTGGAACATGGGGCCAATCCTAACCAGATGACAGACGAGGGACTGACTGCCTTACATATCTGCAGAACACCACAATCACTACG ttgTGCAAAAGCCTTGCTGAGATATGGTGCCAAAGTGAACTTATCCAGTGAAGAAGAGGATGAATCACCACTGCATGTGGCAGCTAGATATGGTCTGCCCCACCATGCACAGCTGTACCTACAATTCGGAGCCTGTGTGAACCATAGTAGCTCTTCAGGTGAAACGCCACTTGGTGCTGTTTGTGGAGTCCCCCAAGAAAAGACAGTCGACAGCCAAGATGAAGGATACCTCGAGATCTGTCGTCTCCTTCTGGCCTATGGAGCTAACATTAATTTGGCTGATAAACAGCGACGCAGTCCTCTACACAAGGCAGCCCGCAATGTTCAGCTTAAGTTTGTGGAGCTTCTCTTGGACCATGGGGCTGATATCAATGCCATTGACTATAACGGATGCTCCCCATTATCTAGTGTTCTACAGAGTTCTGTGGTTCGGCAAGAGTGGGAACCTCACAGGGTTGTTCAGACCTTGTTAAATCGTGGCTCTATTAAAGTCTGGCCACAAGCACTGCTGAAGGTAATCA